Proteins found in one Rhodovulum sp. MB263 genomic segment:
- a CDS encoding endonuclease/exonuclease/phosphatase family protein — protein MIWKPELSGALAMAAALALVAGAGARFIPGSSAAGPLARILDSLAPWLLAGALMLALGATALGLCRLGPGLMAAALVALAGLGALHLRQSLPALPGQTPDLRILFFNACIENELPAETIVRAALGPDPDIIIFAEAEAIAAALPLLQARYDFVSPCQPGACQIVLAARSRPRRFWTMSLNPAWPDRYAVAEIETAGGKRVFLAGLQLLKPWMSGLADTELERLTAQLGWLPGPAVAIGDFNAAPWSRTLSLIHRDTGMATARLPRATWPVAAGRFGVPIDQVLVGGGARLVRLSPFGEDLGSNHRGLLAEITLP, from the coding sequence TTGATCTGGAAGCCTGAGCTATCGGGAGCACTGGCGATGGCGGCGGCGCTTGCGCTGGTCGCGGGCGCCGGGGCGCGGTTCATCCCCGGCAGCAGCGCGGCCGGGCCGCTGGCGCGCATCCTCGACTCGCTTGCGCCCTGGCTCCTGGCCGGCGCCCTGATGCTTGCGCTGGGCGCCACGGCTCTCGGGCTGTGCCGGCTCGGCCCGGGGCTCATGGCGGCCGCTCTGGTCGCGCTGGCCGGGCTCGGAGCGCTCCATCTGCGCCAGAGCCTGCCCGCCCTGCCCGGTCAGACGCCCGACCTGCGCATCCTTTTCTTCAATGCCTGTATCGAGAATGAGCTGCCCGCCGAGACCATCGTCAGGGCCGCGCTGGGGCCGGACCCCGATATCATCATCTTTGCCGAGGCCGAGGCGATCGCCGCGGCGCTGCCGCTGCTGCAGGCGCGCTACGACTTCGTCTCGCCCTGCCAGCCCGGCGCCTGCCAGATCGTGCTGGCCGCGCGCAGCCGGCCCAGGCGGTTCTGGACGATGTCGCTGAATCCGGCCTGGCCCGACCGCTATGCCGTGGCCGAGATCGAGACGGCGGGCGGCAAGCGGGTCTTTCTGGCGGGCCTCCAGCTTCTCAAGCCCTGGATGTCGGGACTGGCGGATACCGAGCTCGAGCGGCTGACCGCCCAGCTTGGCTGGCTGCCCGGCCCCGCCGTCGCCATCGGCGATTTCAACGCCGCGCCCTGGAGCCGGACGCTCTCGCTGATCCATCGCGACACCGGCATGGCCACCGCCCGCCTGCCTAGGGCGACCTGGCCCGTGGCCGCAGGCCGGTTCGGGGTGCCCATCGATCAGGTGCTGGTCGGCGGTGGCGCGCGGCTGGTGCGCCTCAGCCCCTTCGGCGAGGATCTCGGCTCGAATCATCGCGGCCTGCTGGCAGAGATCACCCTGCCCTGA
- a CDS encoding SLC13 family permease, which yields MTQDQFILFALFATVFVALIWGRWRYDLVAFGALMAAVLLGVIEPDRAFEGFGHPATLVVALVLVVSAGLVRSGAVYLITRTLVNSARGLGPHIAIMGGIGGLLSAFMNNVAALALLMPVDIQTARKAGRAPGLSLMPLSFATILGGMVTLIGTPPNIIIATFRQDATGQAFRMFDFAPVGGVAALAGIAFVALVGWRLIPKSAGLDASADPMSDYSSYIAELTVPEGSKLIGQRLADLDPEAETNDVALLGLVRGGKRLYGLQRGTAMAAGDSLVIEASPEALDEFRAALSLDFAEGANQERLKAEGAGLSVIEVVVPEQARIAGRSAQLVGLAWRRRTVLLGISRQGRPVRQQIRKTKVRPGDILLLLTPQDVAQDVVEWLGCLTLADRGLAVTDTRKTWIAIGLFAAAVAAASFGLVDLTIAIGLVVLGYVLARIIPINEVYSHIEWPVVVLLGSMIPLGVALEESGGTRLIAETLIGLTGDMPPWVILTALMVATMCLSDVLNNTATTVVAAPVGIQMAQTLGVSPDPFLMAVAVAASCAFLTPIGHKNNTLILGPGGYRFGDYWRMGLPLELIVIAVSVPMILLVWPF from the coding sequence TTGACCCAGGACCAGTTCATTCTGTTCGCCCTATTCGCCACCGTCTTCGTCGCCCTGATCTGGGGCCGCTGGCGCTATGATCTGGTGGCCTTCGGAGCCTTGATGGCCGCGGTGCTGCTGGGCGTGATCGAACCCGACCGCGCCTTCGAGGGCTTCGGCCATCCCGCGACGCTGGTGGTGGCGCTGGTGCTGGTGGTCTCGGCCGGGCTGGTGCGCTCGGGCGCGGTCTATCTGATCACGCGGACGCTGGTGAACAGCGCCCGCGGGCTCGGGCCCCATATCGCGATCATGGGCGGCATCGGCGGGCTGCTCTCGGCCTTCATGAACAATGTGGCCGCGCTGGCCCTGCTGATGCCGGTCGACATCCAGACCGCGCGCAAGGCCGGCCGCGCGCCGGGGCTGAGCCTGATGCCCCTGTCCTTCGCCACCATCCTGGGCGGCATGGTCACGCTGATCGGGACGCCGCCCAACATCATCATCGCCACCTTCCGCCAGGACGCGACCGGCCAGGCCTTCCGCATGTTCGACTTCGCCCCCGTGGGGGGCGTCGCGGCGCTGGCGGGTATTGCCTTCGTCGCGCTGGTGGGCTGGCGGCTGATCCCCAAAAGCGCCGGGCTCGACGCCTCGGCCGACCCGATGTCGGACTATTCCTCCTATATCGCCGAGCTGACGGTGCCCGAGGGCTCGAAGCTGATCGGCCAGCGGCTTGCCGATCTCGACCCCGAGGCCGAAACCAACGACGTCGCCCTGCTGGGACTGGTCCGGGGCGGCAAGCGGCTTTACGGGCTGCAACGCGGCACCGCGATGGCCGCGGGCGACTCGCTGGTGATCGAGGCCAGTCCCGAGGCGCTGGACGAGTTCCGCGCGGCGCTCTCGCTCGATTTCGCCGAAGGGGCCAATCAGGAACGGCTCAAGGCCGAGGGGGCCGGGCTGAGCGTGATCGAGGTCGTGGTGCCCGAACAGGCGCGGATCGCCGGACGCTCGGCCCAGCTTGTGGGGCTCGCCTGGCGACGACGCACGGTGCTTCTGGGGATCTCGCGCCAGGGCCGCCCTGTCCGCCAGCAGATCCGCAAGACCAAGGTCAGGCCCGGCGACATCCTGCTGCTCCTGACCCCGCAGGACGTGGCCCAGGACGTGGTCGAGTGGCTCGGCTGCCTGACCCTGGCCGATCGCGGGCTGGCGGTGACCGATACCCGCAAGACCTGGATCGCCATCGGGCTGTTCGCGGCGGCGGTGGCGGCGGCCAGCTTCGGGCTGGTCGATCTGACCATCGCCATCGGGCTGGTCGTGCTGGGCTATGTCCTGGCCCGGATCATCCCCATCAACGAGGTCTATTCCCATATCGAATGGCCGGTCGTGGTGCTGCTGGGCTCGATGATCCCGCTTGGGGTGGCGCTCGAGGAGAGCGGCGGCACCCGGCTGATCGCCGAGACCCTGATCGGGCTGACCGGCGACATGCCGCCCTGGGTGATCCTGACCGCGCTGATGGTGGCGACGATGTGCCTGTCGGATGTGCTGAACAATACCGCGACGACGGTGGTCGCGGCCCCCGTCGGCATCCAGATGGCCCAGACGCTGGGGGTCAGCCCCGACCCGTTCCTGATGGCGGTGGCGGTCGCGGCCTCCTGCGCCTTTCTCACCCCGATCGGGCACAAGAACAACACGCTGATCCTCGGGCCCGGCGGCTATCGCTTCGGCGACTACTGGCGGATGGGGCTGCCGCTGGAGCTGATCGTGATCGCGGTCTCGGTGCCGATGATCCTGCTGGTCTGGCCGTTCTGA
- a CDS encoding YebC/PmpR family DNA-binding transcriptional regulator → MAGHSKWANIQHRKGRQDAARSKLFSKFSKEITVAAKMGDPDPDKNPRLRLAIKEAKAQSMPKDNIERAIKKAMGGEGDNYEEIRYEGYGPGGVAVIVEAMTDNRNRTASNVRSTFTKFGGNLGETGSVAFMFERMGEIVYPGSAGDADTVMMAAIEAGAQDVESSDDEHVIYTADTDLNEVATKLEADLGESESTKLIWKPANTTEMDLEGMQKLMKLIDALEDDDDVQHVTSNFSASDEVLEQL, encoded by the coding sequence ATGGCAGGCCATTCCAAATGGGCGAACATCCAGCACCGCAAGGGGCGGCAGGATGCGGCGCGCTCCAAGCTGTTCTCCAAGTTCAGCAAGGAGATCACCGTTGCCGCCAAGATGGGCGACCCGGACCCTGACAAGAACCCGCGCCTGCGTCTGGCGATCAAGGAAGCCAAGGCGCAGTCCATGCCCAAGGACAATATCGAGCGTGCCATCAAGAAGGCGATGGGCGGCGAGGGCGACAATTACGAGGAAATCCGCTACGAGGGTTACGGCCCCGGCGGGGTGGCAGTGATCGTCGAGGCGATGACCGACAACCGCAACCGCACCGCCTCGAACGTGCGCTCGACCTTCACCAAGTTCGGCGGCAATCTCGGCGAGACCGGCTCGGTCGCCTTCATGTTCGAGCGGATGGGCGAGATCGTCTACCCGGGCTCGGCGGGCGATGCCGACACGGTGATGATGGCTGCGATCGAAGCGGGCGCGCAGGATGTCGAAAGCTCGGATGACGAGCATGTGATCTACACCGCCGATACCGACCTGAACGAGGTCGCCACCAAGCTCGAGGCCGATCTGGGCGAGAGCGAGTCGACCAAGCTGATCTGGAAGCCCGCGAACACGACCGAGATGGATCTCGAGGGCATGCAGAAGCTTATGAAGCTGATCGACGCGCTCGAGGATGACGATGACGTCCAGCACGTCACCAGCAATTTCTCGGCCAGCGACGAGGTGCTCGAGCAGCTCTGA
- a CDS encoding methyl-accepting chemotaxis protein: MGERTSHAIGRFDKSFLIHMIKDFFLVLLAVTVLEFALKAALVYYSFETRGAEDAQNVAEDLAESVRAIMRNEGGPVAARTMYPILRRNWDDLGYKIVIEPAPVTVRSIEALFGFTPAGIPAGTWPEGRFREAEVEIAAETFCLTCHAEAEVGQVLGRVTVRDYLSRDIAAWLDEVTLSAGLALGKIVLHSVLLFLILRVRMEPLLRLRGTVAGLARAFGTLSERAEVRSADEFGALAHDLNLFLDRINRLIDELNAVLGKVVRVNDDIVSVQGDLRAQVDRLVCGMRRLEREAMLNAKCEPLLSRAWFEAMRGAVADLDAALERAGETPQAAGLLEHLSAVIVNAEAQIAASQRLFEGLAALGDDTEALKGAIAEMVRMEERMKLIVETGGTLVQRLRPDLADPPSAGAAVTA; encoded by the coding sequence ATGGGCGAGCGTACCAGCCACGCGATCGGACGTTTCGACAAATCGTTCCTGATCCACATGATCAAGGACTTCTTCCTGGTCCTCCTGGCGGTGACGGTGCTTGAATTCGCGCTGAAGGCGGCATTGGTCTATTACAGTTTCGAGACCCGCGGCGCCGAGGACGCCCAGAACGTGGCCGAGGATCTGGCCGAGAGCGTCCGTGCCATCATGCGCAACGAGGGCGGGCCGGTCGCGGCGCGCACGATGTATCCGATCCTCAGGCGCAACTGGGACGATCTGGGCTACAAGATCGTGATCGAACCCGCGCCGGTCACGGTGCGCTCGATCGAGGCGTTGTTCGGCTTCACGCCCGCGGGCATTCCGGCCGGGACCTGGCCCGAGGGCCGGTTCCGCGAGGCAGAGGTCGAGATCGCGGCAGAGACCTTCTGCCTGACCTGTCATGCCGAGGCCGAGGTCGGGCAGGTGCTGGGCCGGGTGACGGTGCGCGATTACCTGTCGCGCGACATCGCCGCCTGGCTTGACGAGGTGACGCTCAGCGCGGGGCTCGCTCTGGGCAAGATCGTGCTGCATTCGGTTCTGCTGTTCCTGATCCTCAGGGTACGGATGGAGCCGCTTCTGCGGTTGCGCGGCACGGTGGCGGGGCTTGCCCGCGCCTTCGGGACGCTGAGCGAGCGGGCCGAGGTGCGCAGCGCCGACGAATTCGGCGCGCTCGCGCATGACCTCAACCTGTTTCTCGACCGCATCAACCGCCTGATCGACGAGTTGAACGCGGTTCTGGGCAAGGTGGTGCGGGTCAATGACGACATCGTCTCGGTGCAGGGCGATCTGCGTGCTCAGGTCGACCGGCTGGTCTGCGGCATGCGGCGGCTCGAACGCGAGGCGATGCTGAACGCCAAGTGCGAGCCGCTGCTGTCGCGGGCCTGGTTCGAGGCGATGCGGGGCGCGGTTGCCGATCTCGACGCGGCACTGGAACGCGCGGGCGAGACGCCGCAGGCGGCCGGTCTGCTCGAGCATCTCTCGGCGGTGATCGTCAATGCCGAGGCCCAGATCGCGGCGAGCCAGCGGCTTTTCGAGGGGCTCGCAGCGCTGGGCGACGACACCGAGGCGCTGAAGGGCGCCATCGCCGAGATGGTGCGGATGGAAGAGCGCATGAAGCTGATCGTCGAGACCGGCGGCACGCTGGTCCAGCGCCTGCGCCCGGACCTGGCCGATCCGCCCTCCGCAGGCGCGGCCGTGACCGCGTGA
- a CDS encoding DMT family transporter, whose amino-acid sequence MAMQSVPGEGGNPVAGILWMLVTGISFVAVTALVKLSAQGLPAAQSAFLRYLLGLVFLLPMLGRLSDARIDRGRLALYGGRGLAHALGVMCWFFAMTRIPVAEVTAMNYLNPIYVTIGAALLFGERLAARRILAIAVAFLGVLVILRPGFREISDGHVAMLFTAVLFGISYLAAKRLSERDEASVVVAMMSLTVTIVLAPLALAVWVAPSWQQVLGLFFVAFFATAGHYAMTRAFRAAPLTVTQPVTFLQLVWATLVGWLAFGEAVDGWVLLGGGLIIGSVVFITWREAVRKRRIVTPPAGAPET is encoded by the coding sequence ATGGCTATGCAGTCGGTGCCCGGAGAGGGCGGGAATCCGGTCGCGGGGATCCTCTGGATGCTGGTGACCGGGATCAGTTTCGTCGCGGTGACCGCGTTGGTGAAGCTCTCGGCACAGGGGCTTCCGGCGGCCCAATCCGCCTTTCTGCGCTATTTGCTGGGGCTCGTCTTCCTGCTGCCGATGCTGGGCCGGCTTTCCGATGCGCGGATCGACCGCGGGCGGCTCGCTCTTTACGGCGGGCGTGGCCTTGCGCATGCGCTGGGGGTCATGTGCTGGTTCTTCGCGATGACCCGGATCCCGGTCGCCGAAGTGACGGCGATGAACTATCTCAACCCGATCTATGTGACCATCGGGGCGGCGCTCCTGTTCGGCGAGCGGCTGGCCGCGCGCCGCATCCTGGCCATCGCGGTTGCTTTCCTCGGGGTTCTGGTGATCCTGCGCCCGGGCTTTCGCGAGATCTCGGACGGCCATGTCGCGATGCTGTTCACGGCCGTTCTGTTCGGGATCTCCTATCTTGCCGCCAAGCGGCTGAGCGAGCGCGACGAGGCCTCGGTGGTGGTGGCGATGATGTCGCTCACGGTCACCATCGTGCTGGCGCCGCTGGCGCTTGCGGTCTGGGTGGCGCCGAGCTGGCAGCAGGTGCTGGGGCTGTTCTTCGTGGCCTTCTTCGCCACCGCCGGGCATTACGCCATGACCCGCGCCTTCCGCGCGGCGCCGCTGACGGTGACCCAGCCCGTCACCTTCCTGCAGCTGGTCTGGGCCACGCTGGTCGGCTGGCTTGCCTTCGGCGAGGCGGTCGACGGCTGGGTGCTGCTGGGCGGGGGACTGATCATCGGATCGGTGGTCTTCATCACCTGGCGCGAGGCGGTCCGCAAGCGCCGCATCGTCACGCCGCCTGCCGGAGCGCCCGAAACGTAG
- a CDS encoding hemerythrin domain-containing protein encodes MHDISVLDPREDLPEALRELLDACPRAVWASRPPDHASTRFWLDRHRMFRMLLARMEDGARDLASAGAPPEAGIRAVRRDAAILLNEVHGHQKVEELHYFPRLVTFEPGLGAAFAMLDADHQALDLHLKELAAAVAELIRVGPADLERRIGWLQLRLARFGSCLDRHLTDEEDIVLPILLRHGVALEA; translated from the coding sequence ATGCATGATATTTCCGTACTCGATCCTCGCGAGGATCTGCCGGAGGCGTTGCGCGAACTGCTCGATGCCTGCCCGCGGGCGGTCTGGGCCAGCCGGCCCCCCGACCACGCCTCCACCCGTTTCTGGCTCGACCGGCACAGGATGTTCCGCATGCTTCTGGCGCGGATGGAGGACGGCGCCCGGGACCTGGCAAGCGCCGGGGCGCCGCCAGAGGCCGGGATCCGGGCGGTTCGGCGCGATGCGGCCATCCTGCTGAACGAGGTTCACGGTCATCAGAAGGTCGAAGAGCTGCATTACTTCCCTCGCCTCGTGACCTTCGAGCCCGGCCTCGGGGCGGCTTTCGCCATGCTGGATGCCGATCATCAGGCCCTCGACCTTCACCTGAAGGAACTTGCCGCGGCGGTGGCAGAGCTGATCCGGGTCGGGCCTGCGGATCTGGAGAGGCGTATCGGATGGCTGCAGCTTCGGCTGGCGCGCTTCGGCTCCTGTCTCGACCGCCACCTGACCGACGAGGAGGATATCGTCCTGCCGATCCTGCTGCGCCATGGCGTGGCGCTGGAGGCCTGA
- a CDS encoding short-chain fatty acyl-CoA regulator family protein, which produces MATRKLYAGVKLRETRSRMGLTQKDFAIRLGISLPYLNQMENNNRPLSSTVLLALVSEFGFDVTELSEGDAERLVSDMREALADPVFGDLAPPLADLRLAASNAPALARAFLELHRAYRQSHERLASLDEALGREDAPLGPSPWEDVRDFFHYCDNYIDAVDRAAERFARGSDTGADPEQRAMAALEAQGISLCLKDIPGLREYDENTRTLTLSNHLRGPTRRFQLLHQLALLTQSQLLEATLDLARFQSPAARAIARIGMANYFAGAALLPYNRFLEAAQETRHDLELLADRFGASIEQVAHRLSTLQRPGAKGLPFYFVRVDQAGTITKRHSTTRLQFARFGGACPLWNVHRAFETPGRFLRQLAETPDGLRYISLARDVSKPGGAWRAPVRRYAIGLGCEVRHADQIVYADDLDIDNAAAYEPIGISCRICERRDCHQRAVPPLERRLTVDANRRGLLPYEVAD; this is translated from the coding sequence CCGCTCTCCTCGACGGTGCTGCTGGCGCTTGTCTCGGAATTCGGCTTCGACGTGACCGAGCTGTCGGAGGGCGATGCCGAGCGGCTGGTCAGCGACATGCGCGAGGCGCTGGCCGATCCGGTCTTCGGCGATCTGGCGCCGCCGCTGGCCGATCTGCGGCTGGCCGCCTCGAACGCGCCGGCGCTGGCGCGCGCCTTTCTGGAGCTGCACCGCGCCTATCGCCAGAGCCATGAGCGGCTGGCCTCGCTCGACGAGGCGCTGGGGCGCGAGGACGCGCCGCTGGGCCCGTCGCCCTGGGAAGACGTGCGCGACTTCTTCCATTATTGCGACAACTATATCGACGCGGTCGACCGTGCGGCCGAGCGCTTCGCGCGCGGATCAGATACCGGCGCCGACCCCGAGCAGCGTGCCATGGCCGCCCTCGAGGCACAGGGTATCTCCTTGTGCCTGAAGGATATTCCCGGGCTCAGGGAGTATGACGAGAACACCCGCACGCTGACCCTGTCCAACCATCTGCGCGGCCCGACACGGCGCTTTCAGCTGCTGCACCAGCTTGCGCTTCTGACCCAGTCGCAACTGCTCGAGGCCACGCTCGATCTTGCCCGGTTCCAGAGCCCCGCCGCCCGTGCCATCGCCCGGATCGGCATGGCGAACTATTTCGCCGGGGCGGCGCTTCTGCCCTATAACCGCTTCCTCGAGGCCGCGCAGGAGACCCGGCACGATCTGGAACTGCTGGCCGACCGTTTCGGCGCCTCGATAGAGCAGGTGGCGCATCGGCTCTCGACCCTGCAGCGCCCGGGTGCCAAGGGGCTGCCCTTCTATTTCGTGCGGGTCGACCAGGCCGGCACCATCACCAAGCGCCATTCCACCACAAGGCTGCAATTCGCGCGTTTCGGCGGGGCCTGCCCGCTCTGGAACGTGCACCGCGCCTTCGAGACCCCGGGCCGGTTCCTGCGCCAGCTGGCCGAGACCCCGGACGGGCTGCGCTATATCTCGCTGGCCCGCGACGTCTCGAAGCCCGGCGGCGCCTGGCGCGCGCCGGTCCGGCGCTATGCCATCGGGTTGGGCTGCGAGGTGCGCCATGCCGATCAGATCGTCTATGCCGACGATCTGGATATCGACAATGCCGCCGCCTACGAGCCGATCGGAATCTCCTGCCGGATCTGCGAGCGCCGCGACTGTCACCAGCGCGCGGTGCCACCGCTGGAAAGACGGCTCACGGTCGATGCGAACCGGCGCGGCCTGCTGCCCTATGAGGTCGCGGACTGA